The following proteins are co-located in the Apium graveolens cultivar Ventura chromosome 5, ASM990537v1, whole genome shotgun sequence genome:
- the LOC141661185 gene encoding uncharacterized protein LOC141661185 → MPVLVYIHKGALPEDKFKARRLHYQAARYVVYDKVMYKRGFNQLLLRCVDEEEGNYILKEVHEGIYGNHLRGNSLTMNFFMPMILLAHDEGGCCKFRQSMRSLPALCKLFIYAGDALNTYETMPLATITAKKIRDFVFNSIVCSFGIPYKLVSDNGKQFDNKGLRQLCEDLKIKKEFTAVYHPQSNGQTEAINKIIKYTLETKLEEHKGNWPEELPKVMWSYNTTPKSTMRETPFMLTYRYEAMVPVEVGSGSLRRDRYREEDAEVNQRLHLDLLEEVRENSQLRLAAYQQRAARYYNKKVKG, encoded by the exons ATGCCCGTTCTTGTTTATATTCACAAGGGAGCACTCCCCGAGGATAAGTTCAAGGCTCGTCGACTCCACTACCAGGCTGCAAGGTATGTGGTGTACGATAAAGTTATGTATAAGAGAGGCTTCAATCAACTGCTGCTCAGATGTGtcgatgaagaagaaggaaattatatcCTAAAGGAGGTGCATGAAGGAATTTATGGTAATCACTTGAGGGGTAACTCGTTGACGATGAATTTTTTTATGCCAATGATACTATTGGCCCACGATGAAGGAGGATGCTGCAAATTTCGTCAGAGCATGCGATCGCTGCCAGCGCTTTGCAAATTATTCATCTATGCCGGCGACGCTCTTAACACCTATG AGACTATGCCGTTGGCGactatcaccgcaaagaaaatcaGAGACTTTGTCTTCAACTCCATCGTGTGCAGTTTTGGAATCCCTTACAAACTTGTGTCTGACAACGGAAAGCAGTTTGACAACAAGGGGTTGCGACAGTTGTGTGAGGATTTGAAAATCAAGAAGGAATTTACAGCGGTTTATCATCCTCAGAGTAATGGGCAAACGGAAGCtatcaataaaataataaaatataccCTCGAGACTAAACTGGAAGAGCACaaagggaattggcctgaagaactcccaAAAGTGATGTGGTCCTACAACACTACTCCAAAATCTACTATGAGGGAAACTCCGTTTATGCTGACTTACAGATATGAAGCTATGGTCCCTGTAGAAGTTGGCTCAGGGTCGCTTCGTAGAGATCGATACAGGGAGGAAGATGCAGAAGTGAACCAGAGGCTTCATTTGGATCTCTTGGAGGAGGTAAGGGAAAACTCTCAATTAAGGCTTGCGGCGTATCAACAACGTGCCGCAAGATATTACAATAAGAAGGTAAAGGGATAA